The sequence ACCCTTCACTCCAGTCGTCGCTTAGCAACCCCAACATCCAGTCGTCGCTCAGCAGCCATTCCTTCCCCAACTCCCTCAGCTCCACCTCCTTGCACTCGTCGCTCAGCAACCCCTCGCTGCAGTCCTCGCTTAGCTCCTCCCCCTCCTTGCCATCCTCGCTCAGCAGCCAATCGCTGCGCTCGTCCCTCAGCAGCTCCTCGCTCAGCAGTCAGCAGCCGCAGACTCTCCAGCAGGTGGCCTACGGCTCGGGCGCCGGACAGGGCTCCGGCTCGTGCCCGGGCTCCTACGCGCCCCTCATGGGTCATGGGCAGGTCCAGGGTCAGACACCCCAGACCCAGCTTAGCTCCTCCCCCCGCCGGCGGGCACAACTCTCGCCCCTCATCCTACCCATGGGCCCGGATGCCCGGAGGCACCACGCCAAGCAGTTCTCCCCCACCATGTCAcccaccctctcctccatcACGCAGGTAAACACCAGACGCCAgccacaccagcagcagcagaatgTTACTCCTGGAAATCACTAAACAGTAGCAATCAAATAGCACAGTGGGGTATGGATGTGCTAGGTAGAGGATCACATAATTATTTTTAAACATTGCATATGTGAAGTTTCAACAAACGGTAGTctttgctgaaaaaaaaaaaaacgctgccTTTAGTTTTTTGTAAATCCATAGTAATACGTTATATTGTGATGGACCTTTTTATCAACTTAAGTTAAATTGAGCATTACATGTTTTGAACTCATTGACTTGAGCCCATTAACTCCGCGGGGAAAAGATTCTATTGGGGGAAGTGGGGGGTGtcatagaagcaaagaggggaAGTGAGGGgagtgtttgtatgcgtgtttatgtacacacacataaagtcaGTTTGATCAATAGGGACTTCTGGACTCAATTATACATACTGCGGTCTCACTCATTAACATATATGGCTGGTCATTTTTGACTCGTGAACACCACAGGTgtaaaaaagttaaataaaacacccaAAATGTTATGCCTTGTATGAACCCCCGTGGCAGAGAAAACCATGGACATACTCAAATTTGACGGAAACACAGTAGGGTAGGTCAAGTAAGGTGAACACTGTGCCATCATGCCTTTTGTGTCCCAGAAAGGTAATATGACCTGTTCAAACCAATATTAAGGGCCAGCTTTGTTTATTTGCTTGTTTGATTCACAGGGTGTACCTCTGGACACCAGCAAACTTCCTATGGACCAGCGGCTGCCACCGTACCCCTACAACCAGCCCCAGCAGCCCCAGACTGGCTCCCCTGcctcccaccaccccccacaGACAGGCCTGGGCTCCCCCCAGACTGGCCAGCCCCTGCCCCTGAAGCAAACCCCCATGCACCAGTctgcccagcagcagcagcaccagcagcagcagcaccagcagcaccagcagcagcagcagcagcagcatcatcaGCAGCATCAGAGGACACAAGCCATGCAGCTGCAGATGCACAACCAGCAGAACCTGCGCAAGACGCAGAGCATGCAGATGCAGCAGCATCAACAGCAGatgcagcaacaacagcagttgcagcaacaccaacaacaacaacaacaacaccaccaccaacaacaacaacaacagcagatgcagcagcagcaacaacaacaacaacagatgcagcagcagcagcaacaacaacaacatcaacaacaacaacagcaacagcagcaccaacaacagcagcagcagatgcagcaacaacaacagcagatgCAGCAGCAACAGATGCAGCATCAGCATCTACCCAGTACAGGGCCAGGCCCAGCCTCCAACTCCATGCAAGGTCAGGACCAGGGTGGCATGGACATGTCAGGCCAGAATGTGCTGTGCAAGCAGGAGCCGGACGCCCAGGCACCTTGCaacgagcagcagcagcagaacagCCAACAACACATGGCGCATCAGGACCAGGGTCTCCCACAGCTccagcagatcagccagtctTTCGCCAATGATCTTCTCTATAATGTGAGTCTTCTGTGCCTTTACATTAGGAAGATAGATTTTAATACGCTGACATAGTGTAACTGCATTACATCACAGTGAATGCATTAGACCTACAATACATAACAGACAGTGAACACATTATACATGTTATATAACAGTGAAGACATTATATATGCATTAATCACAGTGAAGAGCATATTTAGCAAACCGTGCAAATTGATCTATTGCAGCACGATACAGTGGTTGATGGGGTGAGTACATAAATTGTACAGGACCGTTATAGCAAAGATTAGATTCTGGGAGTCTCTGCTCTAAAATCTTGGTTGAAGTATGTTTTCACTGGCTCATATCATTACCACAAACCCGTTTGTTGCACTGATCTCTAGTGCCCTGCTGTCTGCCACTGCTTTACATAGAGGCTGAACACCTCACCTCCATGCAGTAGCAGTGATTGTGGCAGAGATGCAAAGCAGCTGGCTTTTGTCTTGACTGTTGGGAGTGAAGGAAAGTTTGAGCTAATTGCGGCGATAAAGATAGAGGAAGTGGTGTAGAGAGCGTTACCAGTGAATCGAGAGCCGCAAGGGGAAGCCCCGTCAGTCCCTCTCTCAGGTGAGGCATGCGCAGTCTGCTGCCTGCGGCGGTTGGCCCCTCCCATTTATAGCCAGAAGTTAAAGTGGCTCGTGTCTCATATTGCTtaaaggtaggtgtgtgtgtgcgcgtctgtgcgtttgtgtgtgtgtatgtgtgtgtatgtgtgcgtgtgtgtgcgtatgtgtgtgtgtgcgcgcgtcatTTTCCTCCTTTGGCTCACCAGCAGTTTTGCAATAGCCTGATGAATTCAGAGAAGCGTGTTGGAGCAGAGGGAGACCGAGAATCAGCACTGGCTTTATATTTGCACGCGTCCATGAGTCACTGAGGAACTACGGAACTAATGGATCTGAACACAAACCTGGCTGGTGCCCAGCACGCCACTGCCGAATCTGATGAGTGCCCACCCGGTATGTTTAGGGGccgagagagtgatagagagagagggagggagagagcgagaaagagaaagttGAGAAGCCTGCTGAGGTAATGAGGACCACACAAAGGCCTCTGAGGCGACGCTCTATTTTTAGGACGgtggagaggagcggagagcagAGCAAACTGAGCTGAGCTGATCAGAGAGCCGCCTCGCCGCCTGTGAGGGACTGACGCCACACTCctgcgtgagagtgtgtgagcccTTAGACAAAAGCCAAAAagcgttcccccccccccccagtctcaAATGGGATTATATTACTTTATCCCTTAtgtaatagaccctttcaacaataaaaacaaaaacaatgcttgaacgttctatttgggccccaatctacttcctctgcattaagataacatatggaatgttaaaaaggaagtcttgtggggccaactatgatgctctcttgaaagggtccatattatGAGCATGACCCTTATGACTTCGTCATGGTCTaatgagggacagtgagagtgGTGAAACttttgatgtgagtgtgtgtgggagtatgtGTTTTGGGAGTGTTTGTTCGACAGTGACCTCATTCAAAggacatgaaaacaaaaaaaacaaaaacgatAATCAAGTTCAGCAGAATCTCTCCCGTTATATAGGGGTCTGCTAAAGAGCTTCATGATTAGCCGAATGGTGTTGCCATAAAGCAGCTATTAGGTTTTATTGGAACAGAGATTCCCAGATGCAGGGTTGAGTCATCCTCATCCTGACTTCAGTGTTTTTCCATGACTTCAACGGCTGtggtcggtctgtctgtctgtctgtctgtgtccagGATGCTTTGCTGTCCCTGCTGGAAGAACCGTACCTGAGCCTGCAGCTTGGTGGCAGGCAGAACCAGAACCTCACTCAGCAGGTGGGTACAACCTTCTGGTTCTTATGGGGTTTTTTTGTATACAGGTGAACACTTATGTTAGATGACTGTGTGTCATGTTAGCGTTGGTGATCTACAACATGCATTATAGTTTTGTGCTTACTGTTTGTTCCTGGTAGGTGTTCCCATGATGTTGTCTCATGTTTTTTAATGTTTGCTCCGGCCTCTCTTGTCCTTGTAGTTTAACATGGACACTCAGGTAGAGGGCCTGTCCTTCAACCATAGCTTGGGCACTGGCTCCTCTTCCGGGAAAGTACAGGACGGCTCATACCAGGCGGTTCTGGATCTTCTGGACTCAGCAGACCACCAGCTCGGCAACCCCAACCAGAACCAGAACTATGGTGGAGGGGGACGGCACAACGTCCCCAACATTATACTCACGGGTAAGGGCAGTGCTTTTTTTCCGCTGGTTGTGTATGACGAAATGGACAAATAAACGGAGAGTTATGGAGAAAAAGGAGAAACACATGGCAACTGTTTAACTGGACATGTTATGTTAAGTTCTTCCAAGTGTGACTTAGAAAAGCAAACAGTCAGTCAATAAAGATTTTGTGCTGTAACGCATGAGAATGACTCAGAATGAATGACTTGCTATTGCATGAAAGTTTCCTGTtttttcttactctctctgtgCTGTAGGAGATTCTCCACCTGGTCTGTCAAAGGAGATCACCAGTGCTTTGTCTGGCGTGCCGGGTTTTGAAGTGGACTCTTTCTCGTGCGACGACTCGCTCCGAATGGACCCGTTGGCGCTGGAGGGGTTGGGCATGCTGACGGACGGAGACCTCCTGCTGGCCGACCCGGCGGTGGAGGACTCCTTCCGCTCCGACCGCCTGAAGTGACGGCACTTGGGGCGGTGGGGGGCCACCGCCTAGAGGTGCAGAAGGAGCAGCCCACGGGAACAGGAGAGTGGACTACCAAGACGGAGGAGAAGTGGGTCGAGAACGCTCAGTACCCCGCTCTAGGACTGAGCGGGTCAGAGGTGAAGGCTCCTGTTCCTATGATGGggatcctcctctctctccttgagtggacgggggagggggagggggggacttCTAAAGGTTCAAGAATGGGACCAATGCTTTTTAATGTCAAAATAAGAATGATCCAGCTGTTTatttttcctgtttttgttttgctatATGCAGGCACTTAGCGGTCTCGCTCATGGGATAGCAATGCAAATCTAGGCATTAGCTTGTATGGGTCTTACCTGCATGTTAACAAATGCACTTAACGCAACAAAAAGGCATCAGTGCATGTGATATATCACTTTTATGACAAAAAGAAGTCAGCTAAACTTGAAGACTTGTTGGAGTCAGAATATCCAGTGTAACCTGGATAGGGACATGCTTGAAATGTCACCAAGTTTTCTTTTCAGAGGCCTCAAAACATGACCAAGAATCACCGAACCACTGAACATTTTCTTTCTGATCAAAAGCAAGGGGTCACTTGGTAGTTAAGGAGAAGGTCTCACTGTAACTTGTGCATCTTTGAAGGATAGATCCTGTGAAGGATAGATCCTCCAGCTCTTGATGCTCTATGGAGGGTCAGATGTATAAAGGGATCCTTAGAGCCCCATTGCCACGACACTGTTTCTGCCATTATATGCATCCGGTTTAAGAGCAGTATGCAGCCAAGCATAGACGCTGGCATGTCGCAGATTCAGACTGCTGATAGCCCTGTCTGAAAATAATCACTGTGTGCAAGACCATGCTGTCACTAGTGATCTATACGAATAGTATGTGTTTTTAATTGTATGCATTTTAACCTATGATGATGCATTTGTTTTAAATAGCAACCCAATTTTAACTTAAAAAATGCTGTTAATATGTCACATCAGTAactagtgtatgtctaatttGAAGTAATGAAGAGACCTTTTAAAAAGCACATATTATTTTGACGGCAGTTTGTTGAGGACTCTGAGCATGTCATCACTAATGGATTTACTCAGTCCTCTTCACTGTCTGCTGTTCTATGAGCTATCATGAGCATTTTATTAACATCACATTCTACATGACCTACCTAAGGATCTCTTCAAGCAAGTTTCAAGCGTGCAaacccctaaaaaaaaaaaacgtgcacCTGTCTGTGTACCAGtcttaaagaaaacaaacatcctTATGAAGCCACATCACAGATCACTGTTGCAATTATATTTATGTACTAAATTATTGTGATGCAAATGACCAAACATTTATTGACATGTATTGTAGTTGTTACTTTcccagtgtttttgtttttctttataattgtattatttttttttttttttttttttaaatcttgcaTTGTTCAACTCGTTTGAACATGTATTACTGCTTGGAGCCAGAAAATTCTGTCAGGTAACTTTGTCACTGTGATTGACACACCTGCCCAGTGCCCCTGCTTGCTTTTGCACATGGGTATTCCTGAAAGAGGCCATAGTCATAGAATGACCTATTTTTGTGTAACAAAATTAGTATGTTAGTACatactttgacaaaaaaatgtatttttggaCAAAAAAAGTCAGTCTTgatgtacatgtatgtaaatGTTATACATAAATCTATATGAATATAAATGTATAATTTATGGAAGAGAAGCCTATATAGTTGTATCGGAAGGCACCAAAGCAACATGCTCTTTGAAAGATCATCGGTTTGAGTGATGGGAAGACTCTGCTTTGTCAGTTTTTGCCATTGGTAtaaatgtgggtgtgtgtgtgtgtgtgtgtgtgtgtgtgtgtgtgtgtgtgtgtgtgtgtgttgtctaatgtttttatttcacaatGCCATCTTTGAAATTGATTTTCATGTTGTAATCTTTTTAGTGCTTGTGCATTTTTTTCTGGCTTGTTTAATTCCTTCACATCCTTCAGTGGTTTTTCTGTGCTTGAGTTTATCAAGTTTCTTAGTCTAAAATACATTTAAGTGAAGCAAAAGGCTTGTGTCTTACAGAACTATCAGGAAATGTGCGCCCCAGGGAATCATTCAGTTCCTAACATTATGACATGGACTGTGAAAATGCCTCATCTCAACTGCCTGTGGTTTATAAGGCAATGAAacagactatttttttttttttttttcctccacaCCATCCATTGCAATATCTCTTTTCAACAAACAAGTTATGTAATGGGTTCTCCACAAAGAATGTGTCGAGTTCAGGTCTTTGTGTATGGTGGAAGTTGACCGTAGATCGTTAGATGGATATTCGTTAGAATTTGATAAAGAGAATTGTTCTGAAACGATGCATTCTTGGTCCTTTACTAAGGTGGTGCAGAGGAGATGGAATGAATCATGCAAACTACAGAACCTGGAAGTGCAAGTTAATTAAATTAACCCTTCAGATGTTTCCGGTTGAAATGAAGGTTATTGTAATGACTAAATAGAGTTATTGTAATGACTAAATGGAGCGGCAGTTATAGCTACCAAGGGTCACATTTTGCCTGAAGGCGACTCAGCCAATTG is a genomic window of Alosa sapidissima isolate fAloSap1 chromosome 10, fAloSap1.pri, whole genome shotgun sequence containing:
- the LOC121721042 gene encoding CREB-regulated transcription coactivator 2, which encodes MSAASASGCGPGPGPNTGPGSGVSNPRKFSEKIALHTQRQAEETAAFQEVMMDITSTRIQAQKVRLARTQGPYYGGSLPNVNQIGRNAADFQGPFHSNLDSSRSTRHHGLVERVQRDRRFISPSRPYRRQVDNSHCSSAYLSPPPDPSWRRNWSSNFPMDKSQLFRLPTTALNRTNSDSALHTSVMNPPTGDPFSSGHTLTPQGRRSGLAEADGRRMFPYPVPPIEENVLDEGKLLKPWDTKKLPMPSSRPKSCEVPGITIFPSPDQQSGTPLVPSALNTGGSLPDLSSLHFPPPLPTPLDPDEPGYPSLSGGSSTGNLASTLTHLGINTSNAFNSPGLLASLPGTLSNPSLQSSLSNPNIQSSLSSHSFPNSLSSTSLHSSLSNPSLQSSLSSSPSLPSSLSSQSLRSSLSSSSLSSQQPQTLQQVAYGSGAGQGSGSCPGSYAPLMGHGQVQGQTPQTQLSSSPRRRAQLSPLILPMGPDARRHHAKQFSPTMSPTLSSITQGVPLDTSKLPMDQRLPPYPYNQPQQPQTGSPASHHPPQTGLGSPQTGQPLPLKQTPMHQSAQQQQHQQQQHQQHQQQQQQQHHQQHQRTQAMQLQMHNQQNLRKTQSMQMQQHQQQMQQQQQLQQHQQQQQQHQQQQQQQQHQQQQQQQQHQQQQQQMQQQQQQMQQQQMQHQHLPSTGPGPASNSMQGQDQGGMDMSGQNVLCKQEPDAQAPCNEQQQQNSQQHMAHQDQGLPQLQQISQSFANDLLYNDALLSLLEEPYLSLQLGGRQNQNLTQQFNMDTQVEGLSFNHSLGTGSSSGKVQDGSYQAVLDLLDSADHQLGNPNQNQNYGGGGRHNVPNIILTGDSPPGLSKEITSALSGVPGFEVDSFSCDDSLRMDPLALEGLGMLTDGDLLLADPAVEDSFRSDRLK